One Rosa chinensis cultivar Old Blush chromosome 3, RchiOBHm-V2, whole genome shotgun sequence DNA window includes the following coding sequences:
- the LOC112195395 gene encoding dormancy-associated protein homolog 3 isoform X3 codes for MGLLDQLWDDTVAGPRPDIGLGKLRKTQSLGLRSNSGKGVDGGSARSYGEGSTEEAAKVTRSIMIVKPPGYGSAGSDSTPASPAGSTPPVSPFSGRESFRFRRRSTSDAYEKATEVIGAKSTPSSYDV; via the exons ATGGGCCTACTTGACCAGCTTTGGGATGACACCGTCGCTGGGCCTCGGCCAGACATCGGCCTCGGCAAGCTTCGGAAGACCCAATCTCTCGGCTTACGATCCAACTCCGGCAAGG GAGTTGATGGCGGAAGCGCGAGATCGTACGGTGAGGGCTCAACGGAAGAGGCGGCAAAAGTTACGCGGAGTATTATGATAGTGAAACCCCCAGGATATGGGAGCGCCGGCAGCGATTCCACTCCGGCTTCACCAGCTGGATCTACTCCACCGGTGTCTCCCTTTTCTG GCAGGGAGTCATTTCGATTTCGAAGAAGATCCACGTCGGATGCGTACGAGAAGGCAACCGAGGTCATTGGAGCAAAGAGCACCCCATCTTCTTACGATGTGTGA
- the LOC121052256 gene encoding uncharacterized protein LOC121052256, with amino-acid sequence MNHWLIDWFVVGHLNTLGPDILLPGAPTRAQEYLMVLHRERTITEAEFVEIYELLQNLPARINERTTATAQARQVQAHYRGLAQQAEASRDSLGNRAIRVRDLRISQNHLRTHIQDLQAQLIEAKAQLVVVTSQLEQEEPQIDQPLAAFEAISQNLAQAREAVRQAERAAADASFRLDELLLRLTHAGRKL; translated from the exons ATGAACCACTGGCTGATCGATTG GTTCGTCGTCGGCCATCTGAACACGctgggtcctgacattttacTGCCGGGTGCGCCCAccagagctcaagaatattTGATGGTGCTTCACCGCGAGCGCACTATCACTGAAGCTGAATTTGTTGAGATATACGAACTTCTACAAAACCTCCCGGCACGGATTAATGAGAGAACGACAGCGACCGCGCAGGCTAGACAGGTTCAGGCTCATTATCGCGGCCTTGCTCAACAAGCAGAGGCATCTCGCGACTCCTTGGGAAATCGAGCTATTCGCGTCAGGGACCTACGGATCTCGCAGAACCATCTTCGCACCCACATTCAGGACCTCCAAGCCCAACTGATCGAAGCAAAGGCCCAGTTGGTGGTGGTGACGTCCCAACTTGAGCAAGAGGAACCTCAGATAGACCAGCCCTTAGCAGCCTTCGAAGCGATCTCTCAGAACTTGGCCCAAGCACGCGAAGCTGTCCGACAAGCAGAGCGAGCTGCTGCCGACGCTAGTTTTCGTCTAGATGAACTTTTgcttcgcttgacccatgcgggtcGGAAACTTTAG
- the LOC112191762 gene encoding uncharacterized protein LOC112191762: MLCVLGNGKKKAPVAKSKPKEKSKEEQTSKKRESKSGRALPTKKVKKSPDAVESSVKNPADIMVSEDIIFEGDVDNSQNVLAENHIMSGAEDVAETSNASNNNTGSADSRGSPDEAQSENFEHERDDRIDHSSHPPESNMVEIDMDDLGENQLLNIDQPLANSHNLAKDSEDIGVLGREALLNNQTLVPVSYFNLAWYASLPYSRNNLNLYCLCMYEELKAVQPWSWFFSIQLNQILICLECLPPLLLKGRLEMIKLSFVPHRRLSLWIKQQAILVWSYFNFSIH, translated from the exons ATGCTTTGTGTTCTAGGTAATGGCAAGAAGAAGGCACCGGTTGCCAAATCGAAACCCAAAGAAAAGTCTAAGGAAG aGCAAACCTCAAAGAAACGAGAATCAAAGTCGGGAAGAGCTCTGCCTACCAAGAAGGTAAAGAAGTCACCTGACGCGGTGGAGAGTTCGGTCAAGAATCCGGCTGACATTATGGTTAGTGAAGACATAATTTTCGAGGGTGATGTGGATAATAGCCAAAATGTTCTAGCTGAAAATCACATCATGTCTGGAGCTGAGGATGTGGCCGAAACTAGTAATGCCTCAAACAATAACACGGGCTCGGCCGACAGTAGAGGTTCGCCTGATGAAGCACAGTCAGAAAACTTTGAGCACGAG AGAGATGACCGCATTGATCACTCTTCGCATCCTCCTGAAAGCAACATGGTTGAAATTGACATGGAT GACTTGGGTGAGAACCAGCTTCTTAATATCGACCAACCACTCGCAAACTCACATAACCTTGCTAAGGATTCGGAAGACATCGGCGTACTTGGCCGAGAGGCATTGCTTAACAACCAAACACTTGTCCCGGTAAGTTATTTCAATCTGGCTTGGTATGCATCGCTCCCATATTCTAGAAACAACTTGAACCTTTACTGTTTGTGCATGTACGAGGAACTCAAAGCAGTTCAACCTTGGAGTTGGTTCTTCTCAATCCAACTCAAccaaatccttatatgtctggAATGCTTACCACCTCTCTTACTGAAGGGACGCCTCGAAATGATCAAGCTATCGTTTGTGCCCCATCGTCGGCTGAGCCTGTG gatCAAACAACAGGCGATCTTGGTCTGGAGCTACTTCAATTTCTCGATACACTAG
- the LOC112193992 gene encoding uncharacterized protein LOC112193992, which produces MDAPAPSTKKELQSFLGKVNFLRRFISNSAGKIPPFTSLLRIKADDEFVWKTEHQASFDLLKQYLSNPPVLVPPVRGRPLKLYISASDNSIGSLLAQDNDNGKECAVHYLSRILTDVETRYTPIERLCLALFFSAIRLRYYMLPSVVQVISKTDLVKYMLTRPIIRGRIGKWTMALSEFTFQYVSQKSVKGQALADFLAPHPSTEFEGAEEVDIGIIYVASMTNNHWTMYFDGSSTEFSAGAGVVIETPEGQKFQFAFQLDFTCTNNQVEYEALCVGLEILQEMGARRVLVFGDSQLVINQMNKEFKCTSWGLLSYHALADQLANTFDRISFAHLPRGQNMEANEMAQLASGLRIPAGDDSRVIKIAKRTLPALEERGVSEDVFVIDIEPDDWRLPIIKFHKNPQGNHDRKTRYLAGHFVIYKEAVYRKSSDDLLLLCIGGQETLEVMKDVHEGICGAHQAGIKMRWLIRRHGFYWPTILKDCIEFAKSCKKCQIHAPVQRVPADVLHPIVKPWPFRGWAMDIIGSIRPPSSKQHVWILVATDYFTKWVEAKPYVTISSQTVIKFVEENIIHRFGIPETITADRGSVFIAEAMHELTGSLGIKLTHSTPYYAQANGQAEASNKGIINILKKMVQENPRDWHNLLSETLWAFRTSKRTATGTTPFALTYGHDAMLPVEVKLKSLRFAAQNEMVADDYTQAMIQELEELDQERMDAYNRMEAQKKAVARAYNKLVKCLSHLLRKI; this is translated from the coding sequence ATGGATGCACCTGCTCCTAGCACGAAGAAGGAACTCCAATCATTCCTGGGAAAAGTAAATTTTCTAAGGCGCTTCATCTCTAACTCGGCCGGCAAAATTCCGCCATTTACTTCACTTTTGAGAATCAAGGCCGACGATGAGTTTGTTTGGAAAACAGAACACCAAGCGTCATTCGACCTACTTAAGCAGTACTTATCAAACCCACCCGTCTTGGTACCCCCAGTGCGTGGAAGGCCTTTGAAGCTATACATATCGGCATCGGATAACTCAATAGGAAGCCTACTAGCGCAAGATAACGACAATGGCAAGGAATGTGCTGTTCATTACTTGAGTCGGATCCTCACCGATGTGGAAACTCGGTACACGCCTATTGAGAGGCTCTGTCTTGCATTATTCTTTTCAGCCATCAGGCTTCGGTACTACATGTTACCCTCGGTCGTCCAAGTCATATCCAAGACCGATTTAGTAAAGTACATGCTGACTCGGCCAATCATACGAGGCCGAATTGGAAAATGGACCATGGCGTTGTCTGAGTTCACGTTTCAATATGTGTCTCAAAAGTCAGTCAAGGGTCAAGCATTGGCTGACTTTCTTGCTCCTCACCCTTCGACCGAGTTTGAGGGAGCTGAGGAGGTTGATATTGGGATCATATATGTGGCTTCCATGACCAATAACCACTGGACCATGTATTTTGATGGGTCTAGTACTGAATTTTCCGCCGGAGCTGGTGTTGTCATTGAAACGCCTGAGGGACAAAAGTTCCAGTTCGCTTTCCAACTAGACTTTACATGCACAAACAATCAGGTGGAATATGAGGCTCTTTGTGTTGGTCTGGAGATTCTCCAAGAGATGGGAGCACGACGAGTTCTGGTGTTCGGGGATTCTCAATTGGTCATTAACCAAATGAATAAGGAATTCAAATGCACAAGCTGGGGACTTTTATCCTATCATGCTTTAGCTGACCAGCTCGCCAACACGTTCGATCGAATCTCTTTCGCCCACCTCCCAAGGGGACAGAACATGGAGGCCAATGAGATGGCCCAATTAGCCTCAGGGTTACGGATCCCCGCAGGAGACGACTCCCGAGTCATCAAGATTGCCAAACGTACCCTCCCGGCTTTAGAAGAGAGAGGAGTCTCAGAGGATGTTTTTGTTATCGACATCGAGCCAGATGATTGGAGACTCCCCATTATCAAGTTCCACAAAAATCCTCAAGGTAATCATGACCGGAAGACTCGGTACTTGGCTGGACATTTCGTTATATACAAAGAAGCAGTGTACCGCAAAAGCTCCGATGATCTACTCCTTCTTTGTATAGGGGGGCAAGAGACTTTGGAAGTCATGAAAGATGTCCACGAGGGAATATGTGGTGCACATCAGGCCGGAATCAAAATGAGATGGTTAATTCGAAGGCACGGCTTCTACTGGCCAACAATTTTAAAGGATTGCATTGAATTCGCAAAGAGCTGcaagaaatgtcaaattcatGCGCCGGTGCAAAGAGTTCCGGCCGACGTCCTCCATCCAATTGTTAAGCCATGGCCGTTTCGAGGTTGGGCCATGGATATTATAGGGAGTATTAGACCACCATCATCAAAACAACACGTATGGATTTTGGTTGCCACTGATTATTTCACTAAATGGGTAGAGGCAAAACCATACGTTACTATTTCTAGTCAGACAGTGATCAAATTTGTGGAGGAAAACATTATACACAGGTTTGGGATACCTGAAACCATAACAGCTGACAGGGGTTCGGTTTTCATAGCCGAAGCAATGCATGAACTCACAGGTAGTCTGGGTATCAAGTTGACTCACTCGACACCTTACTATGCCCAAGCAAATGGTCAGGCCGAAGCCAGTAATAAAGGCATTATAAACATACTCAAGAAGATGGTTCAAGAGAATCCCAGAGATTGGCACAATCTGTTATCAGAGACCTTGTGGGCTTTTCGAACGTCCAAACGTACAGCCACAGGGACAACGCCTTTTGCGCTAACGTATGGGCATGATGCTATGTTACCTGTTGAGGTGAAATTGAAATCACTTAGATTCGCTGCTCAAAATGAAATGGTAGCTGACGACTACACTCAGGCAATGATTCAGGAACTTGAAGAACTTGACCAAGAACGAATGGACGCTTACAACCGAATGGAAGCACAGAAAAAGGCTGTGGCCCGTGCGTACAACAAACTAGTTAAGTGTCTAAGTCATTTGCTGAGGAAGATTTAG
- the LOC112195395 gene encoding dormancy-associated protein homolog 3 isoform X1, whose translation MGLLDQLWDDTVAGPRPDIGLGKLRKTQSLGLRSNSGKGVDGGSARSYGEGSTEEAAKVTRSIMIVKPPGYGSAGSDSTPASPAGSTPPVSPFSGGRESFRFRRRSTSDAYEKATEVIGAKSTPSSYDV comes from the exons ATGGGCCTACTTGACCAGCTTTGGGATGACACCGTCGCTGGGCCTCGGCCAGACATCGGCCTCGGCAAGCTTCGGAAGACCCAATCTCTCGGCTTACGATCCAACTCCGGCAAGG GAGTTGATGGCGGAAGCGCGAGATCGTACGGTGAGGGCTCAACGGAAGAGGCGGCAAAAGTTACGCGGAGTATTATGATAGTGAAACCCCCAGGATATGGGAGCGCCGGCAGCGATTCCACTCCGGCTTCACCAGCTGGATCTACTCCACCGGTGTCTCCCTTTTCTG GAGGCAGGGAGTCATTTCGATTTCGAAGAAGATCCACGTCGGATGCGTACGAGAAGGCAACCGAGGTCATTGGAGCAAAGAGCACCCCATCTTCTTACGATGTGTGA
- the LOC112195395 gene encoding dormancy-associated protein homolog 3 isoform X2, giving the protein MGLLDQLWDDTVAGPRPDIGLGKLRKTQSLGLRSNSGKGVDGGSARSYGEGSTEEAAKVTRSIMIVKPPGYGSAGSDSTPASPAGSTPPVSPFSGSHFDFEEDPRRMRTRRQPRSLEQRAPHLLTMCDI; this is encoded by the exons ATGGGCCTACTTGACCAGCTTTGGGATGACACCGTCGCTGGGCCTCGGCCAGACATCGGCCTCGGCAAGCTTCGGAAGACCCAATCTCTCGGCTTACGATCCAACTCCGGCAAGG GAGTTGATGGCGGAAGCGCGAGATCGTACGGTGAGGGCTCAACGGAAGAGGCGGCAAAAGTTACGCGGAGTATTATGATAGTGAAACCCCCAGGATATGGGAGCGCCGGCAGCGATTCCACTCCGGCTTCACCAGCTGGATCTACTCCACCGGTGTCTCCCTTTTCTG GGAGTCATTTCGATTTCGAAGAAGATCCACGTCGGATGCGTACGAGAAGGCAACCGAGGTCATTGGAGCAAAGAGCACCCCATCTTCTTACGATGTGTGACATATGA